The nucleotide sequence gtcccagcccctgtggggagaccaaaggggcccAGTTGGGGGCTCtgaaggcacatgaagagcagccacctgctccagcagctcccaccaagACCAGCACCACCCAGGAcggtgctgccagctgctggagcccttgtgtgtgtgtgtgtgtgtgcaggtacATGAAGGTGTGGGGGTGGTGTTTGTATGTGGGTTTACATCAGTGTCATTGTGTAGAAGTGTGTAAGGAGATGGGGGTGCAAGTGCATGGGTGCCCATGGCTGTGTGTATGTGTCCCCTGTTAGTGATActcctcatcctccttcatccttcctcttcctgctggtcctcctcctccatccctcccactTCTTCACCCTGCAACAGAGCCCACCCTTGGTCCCCAATTTGACACTCTCCAAaactccccccagccccgggagggccagggatgggatggggcagGTCGCGATGGGacagggttgggctgttggctgctccaaCCGCTGGGGGTGAAcccaggaaggagaaaagaagataaaagcaagaaaacccgTGGGTTGAGATGAATAATATATCaataggaagagagagatagagaggaaaaatgcaaagaccctgcccatggggagatggatgcccagccagttcctgactAAAATCTggccaaccaacacccccaaaccccctcctctctattttattgctgagcacgatgtGATACGAGTTTAAGCCTCAActgaggactcaccattgtggaaGGATTTCTGATGCCTCCAGAGGTGATGCTTTACCCGGAAGCTCTTTGCGCAGTGCGAGCAAGGGTACGGGGTCTCTCCCGTGTGGATGCGTTGGTGATTGATGATGTTCGACCTAAaggagaagcgtttcccacacgtggggcagggaaagggcttctccttggtgtgtgtcctctggtgacgcAGGAGGTTTCCTCTCTGTGTGAAGCCCCTCCCACAATCCcagcacttgaagggcttctctccagtgtgggtccGCTGATGTTCCTGCAGCTTGCTCCTGAAagtgaagaccttcccacagggCTCACACTTGTGCTCCATCCATCTTGAGGTTCTCTGttgttggtttgtgttttctAGAGAGTCTTCAGCACACGCCCCTTTGAAAGATCGTTTTCGGGCTGTTCTTGGTGCGTGGCTCCCTTGGATATCACCTGGTTGccgttggccatcgtgctccacgtccaccgtagggctctggggctcctcttcgggcccttgcagcatccccctctgctcttccctgggctggcactgctcctccttcagcttgtctgtcccagcccctgtggggagaccaaaggggctcagctgggggctcttaaggcacatgaagagcagccacctactccatgtctctgcctgctcagctccctcccttcccttctcctccttctcacacccTGCCATGGCCTTGACCCTTAGCaccatgttgtgctttgagccccgagggcacctgagccccaaACAGCCCCTCTCTTgatccttccttctcagggggaggactcctcacactcctcccctgctccagcgtgggctccctcccacgggacacagtcctccaccatcttcctcccacgtgggtccctcccaggggctctgggggggcatctgctcccccgtggctctccatgggtgcagggcagtctctgctccagagcacctctcccctcctgccgtccttcctcaccctcgctgtttgcagaggtatttccctcccacccaccTTCTCTTCCTCGTCCCCCcagcttccccttcttaaataccttcTCCCAGACGTGCAGTCGCAGTCGCTAATTCactcggccttggccaggggcgggTCCGAATTCCTGGAGCCCGGgcagctttgagcatcttctcccaggagccccccctgtagccccctcccccgctcccaacccctccacacacaaaccagcacaacagggtgcagccgggtgggtgctgagccccggacagggggtgctgagcaccccgagaGGCGGCAGCAGGtacctgcctgtaccctgcctgcgGTAGATGAAgggggggacacccaggagtGCTGCCGTTTATGGGGGGCGGCTGGACGTGGATTCTCCATCTCTCAGGGAaatccctgcagggaagggggggctgtGCGGGCAGGATACGCCCCGACCCCGCCCCAGGATTATCTGGGTGTGCACAGGTGTGGAAGGAGATTGGGGGTGCGACCGCCCACGTGCCCAtggttctgtctgtgtgtgtcccctcttcctgcccctcgccctccccctcctttgtcctccccttcccccatccctcctccttcttcaccccaGACCAGCGCCCGCCCTTGTTCCCcacattcacacacacccccgcAAACCTCACCCCACCCCGCAGGACCAGGGATGTGATGtcttcaggaaattctctgcTCTGCTCGTTCCGAACTCGGGAATAGACCAATGCCAGGGTCAGTCACTGCTTGAAGAGTGTTGGGACAAAGGAAGGGACCAGGGGATAAGGGGTGAGTCACCCCAGCTTTGCATAACCAAGGGATGTCTGGCTAACGACTCTGCCCTGGAGGGGGGAGAGAAGTGTGAGcagaggggaacatcctgccccagagggcagagaggctggaggagtCTCTGAGAAGCAGGATGAGATAGGGCCAGGAATAGCTCTTGGGTTGGGTTGGGTCATCTGCCTGCTTGcgtcccccctccccatctcttgTGCATCCCCCAAATCTATTCACTCTTCAATGAACAGGACACAAATCTGAAACCCATTATGAGCAAAATCCACTTTATTTGatagaaacttcaaaaaaaaagagaggtgttTCTTTGATTTCCTGTAAGGGACGTACACACCCCCTGGGTCTGTGTGTATCCATCTACGTCTGTGTGCACCTACGTAACGACAGGAGCATCCCATACGCTCCATTTTGATTGCAGGGTGCTGGATGAGTTTTGCTTCCTCAAACCACCCAAGATTTTTGCCGTGGTTCCCCTCAGGGCCCACGGGCACCTTCTCCAAGTGGGGCCCCTGATGGACAAGACAGCCAGTGCTCACACTGAATGACTTCCCGCAGAACAGGCACGTGTGGGAGCTCTCCTGTGTGTGGAAACACTCGTGTGTGGAGAGGTGAGAGCTGGTCCAGAAGgttttctggcattgctggcagcGGTTGGGCATCTCCCCGGGGTGGATCCGCTGGTGCAAGATGAGTGTTTGCTTCTGAGTAAAGGATTCCCCACagtcagagcaggaagaaggtttctctccagtgtgggtcctccgaTGCGTGGAAAGGCTcgagctgtggctgaagcactccgcacactccaggcacttgtacggtctctctcccttATGGATCCTGTGGAGGGAGATGAGGCTGGAGAAATCCTTGAAGGTCTTCCTCAATCTGGGCATTTACAGGTCCCCTGCTCGGCATGGGCTACCGGCTTGCTCATGGCTGCATGGGTGTTCTTCACGCCATCCCCTTGTGCCATCGGTGTCTGCTCCTCTTTGCTCTAGAACTTCTTCCCCACCACCTGGGGTGCttgtcctggctccagctgggtgctCTTTTTGCCTGCTGGGGAAAGACAAAGCCATTTGTTGTGGTTTTAGCCCACAGGGCAACTGAGCAGAACCCAGCCATTCTGTCACCCcttcccccagggctgggaaggagaaggagaagcaaAAGGCTCTGGAATGCAGATAAAagcagggaggggtggctcaccccTTAAGGATTCTGgcaaaaagaacatcactttattGAAAACACTAAGagaaacaacacttaacagacagaatgggacagtgagaagtgttagcACATCTTAAagccctccccacacccctcccttcttcctggctcagttttgttccccatctctctacctcctcccctgagcagtgcaggggcaggggatggggggtgcagtcagtccacccCTTCTTCCTTCAGAGGCGGGGGCGACTCCTCTCCATTCTGCCCCTGCCCCACAtggctcctctctcctccacaaaCATTCCCCGGTGTTGAGTCcgtcccatgggctgcagccgtTCCCAGGCTACTCTGACATGGGTCACCCCACGTGTTTCAGTCCTCCCAGTGTTggactacaacagcaggggcttcttgtCCCCTCAGAGTCTTGGCCTCCTTTACACGCAGCCGCCTGCTCCGCTGTGGAggcctccccaggctgcaggtgggacTCTGCTCCCCTGGTGACCTCCAAGGTTGCAGAGGGGCAGCACTgtcctctcaccacgggatacaggggggctctgctccggcacctcctcccttcctctccccttccttccactgaccttggtgttcgcagACATGTCCTTCTCCTAACTCCTCCTCAATGTCCCCAAAACCCTTCCCATTTACcctccttaaatacattatcgcagaggcgcagccatcGCCGTTAATgagctcggccttggccagatgCGGGTCCCACTTGGAGCCAGCGGAGCTttgagcagcttctcacaggggccatcgCTGTAGTTCCGTCACCCACTGCCaaacccccccgcccccgccacacaaacccagcacagcattGCCCCaacgggacctccccagtcaagGACGGAGGGGAAACCCCAGTATCTGCTGGGGTAATGCAAGCTGGGAAGACGCAGGAGGGGATTTGCAGTGGTGGAGGATGGGTGCAGAGAGGCTTCCGCATCCACAGACGAACCTGTGAAATGTGCTTGGAGGCCATTTGGTATCACCAAGACTTACTGAGGAACCTCCCTGCACCAAAGAGGTTCTTCCAGGGCAGCTCCATTCcttggaggtctccagtccaacctcctgctcccagcaggaccatCCCCACCGCTAGTTCAACCCAACGTGGGGACAGAGCAAATCCATCCCCAgggccatctcccagcccagcactgctgccacgcTGGGAGCAggagtcccagcacagccccaccatGTGCTTCTCCAGGCCATCCCCACCCAAAGCTCCACCAGGGACTGCGACATCTCACGCTAAACCCCCCCTaaggactcaccattgtggatggttttctgatgcctcctGAAGCTATGAAAATGGCGGAAGCTCTTCCCACACTGGGAGCAGGGgtacggtctctctcctgtgtggatgCGTTTGTGGAGACGGAAGGTTGAGCTAAAGGAGAAACATTTCCCACATGTGGTGCAGAGATATGGCCTCTCCTTTGTGTGCGTCCTCTGGTGACTCTGGAGTTCCGAAGTTTGCCTGAAATTCTTCCCACAGTCctggcacttgtagggcttctctcctgtgtggattcGTCGATGACGGCGCAGGCTTCTCCCCGTGGTGAAGCCCTTCCCACACTCCTCACATTTGTGCTCCTTCCCTCTAGACCTTCTTGGTGGTTGGGTTGTGTCTTCTTGAGCGTCTTCAACAtacgtccctttgaaagagcattttcggggtcTTCTTGGTCTGTGGCTCCCTTCTGTATCATCTgactgctgttggccatcgtgctccacgtccaccgtggggctctggggctcctcttcgggcccttgcagcatccccctctgctcttccctgggctggcactgctcctccttctgcttgtctgtcccagcccctgtggggagaccaaaggggctcagttgggggctcttaaggcacatgaagagcagccacctactccagcacCTCCCACCCAGACCAGCACCACCCAGTACAGTGCTGCCAGGTGCTGGAGTCCTTCTAGCGTTGGTGGGTGTGTAAATGCTCGGggcctgtgtctgtgtgtgtgtgtgtgtgtgtgtgtgtgcaggcacaTGAAGGTGTGGGGGTTGTGTTTGTATGTGGGTTTGCATCAGTGTCAGTGTGTACAGGTGCCCATGGCTCTGTCTGTCTTTGTCCCCGCTTCCTCATACTTCTCATCCTCctccatctttcctcttcctgctcgtccttctcccccatccctcccactCCTTCACCCTGCACCAGTGCCCAACCTTGGTCCGCACTTTCACCTGAaaaaactccccccaccccacttgagggccagggatggagatgggtcaggtcaggatggggcagggttgggctgttgtCTGCTCCCACCCGCTGGGGGTGAAcccgggaaggagaaaagaagaaaagcaggaaacccatgggtggaggtaaaaatagttcaatataaggagacagacaggaaaaatgcaaaggccatcactcacccctgcccatggggagatggatgcccagacAGTTCCTGATCAAAATCTGGTCAaccaccacccccaaaccccctcctctctattttattgctgagcaggatGTGATATGCTATTAAGCCCCACCCAAGACCTCACCATTGTGTAGGAGTTTCCAGTGCCTGTTGAGGTGATACTTTCTCTGGAAGGTGTTCCCACACTCTGAGCAGGtgtacggtctctctcctgtgtgggtgCGTTGGTGCTTGACAAGGTTCAGGCGCCATGCGAAGCGcttcccacacgtggtgcagggaaagggcttctccttggtgtgtgtcctctggtgacgcCGGAGGTTTCCTCTCTGTGTGAAGCTCCTCCCACAATACCAGCACTTGTAGGgtttctctcctgtgtgggtccGTTGGTGTTCATCCAGCCTGCTCCTTAAtgtgaagaccttcccacagtgctcacacttgtgcTCCTTCCCTCTAGAGCTTCTCGGTGGTTGGGTTGTGTCTTCTTGAGCGTCTTCAACAtacgtccctttgaaagagcattttcggtGTCTCCTTGTTCCGTGGCTCCCTTGTGTATCATCTGGCTGCCGTTGGCCATCGTGCTcgacgtccaccgtggggctctggggctcctcttcgggtccttgcagcatccccctctgctcttccctgggctggcactgctcctccttctgcttgtctgtcccagcccctgtggggagaccaaaggggctcagttggtggctcttaaggcacatgaagagcagccacctactccagcagctcccactcaGACCAGTACCACCCAGTATGGTGCTGCCAGTTGCTGGAGCCGTTCTAGCATTGGTGGGTGTGTAAATGCTCGGggcctgtgtctgtgtgtgtgtaggcACATGAAGGTGTGGGGGTTGTGTTTGTATGTGGGTTTGCATCAGTGTCAGTGTGTACAGGTGCCCATGGCTCTGTCTGTCTTTGTCCCCGCTTCCTCATACTTCTCATCCTCctccatctttcctcttcctgctcgtccttctcccccatccctcccactCCTTCACCCTGCACCAGTGCCCAACCTTGGTCCGCACTTTCACCTGAaaaaactccccccaccccacttgagggccagggatggagatgggtcaggtcaggatggggcagggttgggctgttgtCTGCTCCCACCCGCTGGGGGTGAACCCGGGAAGGAGAAAAGACGAAAAGCAGGAAACCCCGTGGGTGGAGTAAAAATAGTTCAATAACAGGAGACAGACAGCGGAAAAATGCAAaggccatcactcacccctgcccatggggagatggatgcccagacAGTTCCTGATCAAAATCTGGTCAaccaccacccccaaaccccctcctctctattttattgctgagcaggatGTGATATGCTATTAAGCCCCACCCAAGACCTCACCATTGTGTAGGAGTTTCCAGTGCCTGTTGAGGTGATACTTTCTCTGGAAGGTGTTCCCACACTCTGAGCAGGtgtacggtctctctcctgtgtgggtgCGTTGGTGCTTGACAAGGTTCAAGCGCCATGCGAGGCGTTTCCCAAAcgtggtgcagggaaagggcttctgcttggtgtgtgtcctctggtgacgcAGGAGGTTTCCTCTCTGTGTGAAGCTCCTTCCACAATCCcagcacttgtagggcttctctccagtgtgggtccGTAAGTGACGGTTCAGGGTGCCTCTACAGacgaagaccttcccacagtgctcacacttgggCTTTTTCTCTGTGGAGCTACTCCGTGGTTGAGTTGAGGCTTCCTGAGGGTCTTCAGCAtacgtccctttgaaagagcattttcggggtcTTCTTGTTTCGcggctcccttgcgtatcatctggctgccgttggccatcgtgctccacgtccaccgtggggctctggggctcctcttcgggcccttgcagcatccccctctgctcttccctgggctggcactgctcctccttctgcttgtctgtcccagcccctgtggggagaccaaaggggctcagctggtcCCTCTTAAgggacatgaagagcagccacctactccatgtctctgcctgctcggctccctcccttcccttctcctcctcctcacgccCTGCATGGCCTTGCGTGTTGGTGTcgtgttgtgctttgagccccgagGGCACCTGAGCTCCACGCAGCCCTTCCCTCGCTCCTTcgtcctcagggggaggactcctcacactcctcccctgctccggcgtgggctccctcccacgggagacagtcctccacgatcttcctcccacgtgggtccctcccaggggctctgggggggcatctgctcccccatgggtctccatgggtgcagggcagtctctgctccagcgcacctctcccctcctgccgtccttcctcaccctcgttgtttgcagaggtatttccctcccactTCCCCTGTTTAAACACCTCTCAGGGGCGTggccaccgtcgctaattggctcggccttggccaggggcgggtccgacttggagtcaggggagctttgagcatcttctcccaggagccccccctgtagccccctcccccgctcccaacccctccacacacaaaccagcacaacagggtgcagccgggtgggtgctgagccccgggcagggggtgctgagcacccgaGAGGCGGCAGCAGGTACCCTGGGGGTGGCTGGATGCGGATTCTCCATCCCTCAGGGATGTCCCTGCAGGTAATGGGGGGCTGTGCATCTCCATCCCTGGCCCtctggggggttggggggagtTCTGCCAGGGTTTGTGTGTCTCTTCCCGCTCAgaggagggagacaagtgactcacaTTCGTAAATCCCCACCGGAGCGGACAACGgcgagacaagtctcaaagtccaaacatttattaacttcccacaaggTACTAATTGGATACGGGGTAATTGGCTGAGTATATAATGAGTTTTGGCAAGGAATACAGTGTGCCtggcattgcttaatggtagtgaagggaaaggaggaaaaggaaaggcgggaggtggggggaatAGAGggatacagatcaccggtctgggctcctgcatcgatcccacccatgagggttccaggagggatccatcttcttcgcttcactgcactctccagcgCCCCACCTCCTTTTGCCCCTCCTCGATTTATACCccctttccttgggtccatcccccaCGTTGACCCAATATCTACATACCCCATGGATGGGGAAGGGtcaggtgtttcatgggatgatgtaattagcatgatatcgttagtctttgttagcatattcagggtgttaactttaatatgcatttcgtggataatgaagcaaaggtcattcagtGGACAGATGCCCCTTGGAACTCGACCAGGTGCCCCaaagcagagccgtcctgtcccCACCAGGCCCCCCCCTCCAGCCACATCCTGTGTTCTTCGGGCaaccttatcagcttcaacctccacaccatccaccccgcGACTAGAGTTTCATCTTGTCaatgtttgagacattcctcagctcggAGGGTCCCCACTCCCCctgctatcctttatctctttcacagtctgtgtttcttgcaggcctgtttttacaagtcatctctcacaatATGATACCGAATGAAGGGGACTGGGGGAGCATGTGAAGATCTCCCCAAACGATCCCCTGGTTCCAGTTAAGCTGGGGAATGAAATTGCAGATGTTCTGATTGGTAGCAGAGCCACCCGTTCTGTAGTGACTAGTTGTAAGGGACCGTTATGCAAGACTCAGGTAAGTGTTGGTGCACCAGGGAAAAGAACCTTAAGACCATTTTTAGAACCAGGGAACTCTCAGCTGGGGATACAAAATTAACTCAGAGATTCCTCTCTGTGCCAGAATGGCCTTTGCCATTGCTCGGTCGAGAGTTACGTTGCAAGTTAAATGCACAATTAACCTTCTCTGAAGACTCTGCTCAGTTCCATATTCCTCCAGAGAACGCACGGAGAGCCCAGCTATGCTGGTTAACTGGGAAGAATCCTGCAAAAGAAGAGACTATTCCAGACAAATTATTAAATGCGGTAATAGCCatagtgtggccatcaggaaCGCCGGGACGAGCCAAGAATGTGACTCTGGAAAAGATGGAGCTaaaagcaggagcccagctggtaaggaagaaacaaaatgccAGCCACCTGGAAGCTCGGAAAGGACTAGACCCTACAATAAACCCTTTTTGGAAGGTGGACAGTGAAGGGAATGTCAATCAGAGTTCAATGCTCCAATGCTACTGGTGAGAAAACCTCCCTCTCCTGAACACAGGTTGGTACAGGGTTGAAGGGGAGTGAATGTGAGAACTCCAGACGTGCACCCTGTGGTCCCGAATCCGTATCCCCTCCTCGCCTCGGTCCCGGACAGTAATACTGGTTTTACAGGGctgcatttgaaagatgctttcttccgTATACCGGTGGTCGAGCAGAGCCAGACTGTTTCTGCTTTGGACTGGGAAAACCCGACCACCGGGCAGAAGATGCAGCTCTCTTGGACGGCCCCTCCCCACGGATTCAAAACCAGCCCCACGCTCTTTGGTACCAGAATGAGAACAGTGGCGCAGAGAGTACAAAACCATAATATTGTTGCAATCTGTGGACAATTTACTAATTGATCTGATCGCTCTGAGGAGGGTTTAGAGGCCACACgcagtttcctcagtttttctggcattgctggcagcGGTTGGGCATCTCCCCGGGGTGGATCCGCTGGTGCAAGATGAGTGTTTGCTTCTGAGTAAAGGATTCCCCACAGTCACAGCAGGAAGAaggtttctctccagtgtgggtcctccgaTGCGTGGAAAGGCTcgagctgtggctgaagcactccccacactccaggcacttgtacggtctctctcccttATGGACCCTGTGGAGGGAGATGAGGCTGGAGAAGTCCTTGAAGGTCTTCCCGCAATCTGGGCACTTGTAGGGTCGTTCTCCCGTGTGATTTCTTTGGTGACGTCTCATGCTGTTACTCCAGCGGAAGATCTTCCCACACTCGGGGCATTTA is from Strix aluco isolate bStrAlu1 chromosome 37, bStrAlu1.hap1, whole genome shotgun sequence and encodes:
- the LOC141917323 gene encoding uncharacterized protein LOC141917323; the protein is MGYVDIGSTWGMDPRKGGINRGGAKGGTYAEDPQEASTQPRSSSTEKKPKCEHCGKVFVCRGTLNRHLRTHTGEKPYKCWDCGRSFTQRGNLLRHQRTHTKQKPFPCTTFGKRLAWRLNLVKHQRTHTGERPYTCSECGNTFQRKSRLDEHQRTHTGEKPYKCWYCGRSFTQRGNLRRHQRTHTKEKPFPCTTCGKRFAWRLNLVKHQRTHTGERPYTCSECGNTFQRKYHLNRHWKLLHNGKEHKCEECGKGFTTGRSLRRHRRIHTGEKPYKCQDCGKNFRQTSELQSHQRTHTKERPYLCTTCGKCFSFSSTFRLHKRIHTGERPYPCSQCGKSFRHFHSFRSLISLHRIHKGERPYKCLECAECFSHSSSLSTHRRTHTGEKPSSCSDCGESFTQKQTLILHQRIHPGEMPNRCQQCQKTFWTSSHLSTHECFHTQESSHTCLFCGKSFSVSTGCLVHQGPHLEKVPVGPEGNHGKNLGWFEEAKLIQHPAIKMERMGCSCRYVGAHRRRWIHTDPGGVYVPYRKSKKHLSFFLKFLSNKVDFAHNGFQICVLFIEEAESLARHPLVMQSWVRNEQSREFPEDITSLVLRGDIQGSHAPRTARKRSFKGACAEDSLENTNQQQRTSRWMEHKCEPCGKVFTFRSKLQEHQRTHTGEKPFKCWDCGRGFTQRGNLLRHQRTHTKEKPFPCPTCGKRFSFRSNIINHQRIHTGETPYPCSHCAKSFRVKHHLWRHQKSFHNGTCAEDPQEDTTQPQSSSRGKEEFKCEHCGKVFTCRSSLTFHQGIHRRGKPFKRRDCGKSFTQSVSVLYHQKTHTKEKLFICTMCGKRFSSRAELIKHKGTHTGEGPHACSYCGKSFQWRDHLRRHQQNLHNGGGGSFVGVKLESKIGSWSRLKKVEGWR